Proteins encoded by one window of Vigna radiata var. radiata cultivar VC1973A chromosome 5, Vradiata_ver6, whole genome shotgun sequence:
- the LOC106760912 gene encoding serine/threonine-protein kinase Aurora-2, with protein MAIATETQPQQHKDSFEVSGSAAERRWTLNDFEVGKPLGRGKFGHVYLAREKSSNHIVALKVLFKSQLQQSQVVHQLRREVEIQSHLRHPHILRLYGYFYDQKRVYLILEYAPKGELYKELQKCKYFSERRAATYVASLARALIYCHGKHVIHRDIKPENLLVGAQGELKIADFGWSVHTFNRRRTMCGTLDYLPPEMVESVEHDASVDIWSLGVLCYEFLYGVPPFEAKEHSDTYRRIVHVDLKFPPKPIVSSGAKDLISQMLVKDSSQRLPLHKLLDHPWIVQNAEPSGVYRG; from the exons ATGGCCATCGCAACAGAGACTCAGCCTCAACAACACAAG GATTCTTTCGAGGTGTCGGGTTCAGCTGCGGAGAGGAGGTGGACGCTGAACGATTTCGAGGTTGGAAAGCCTCTTGGAAGGGGGAAATTCGGCCACGTCTATTTGGCAAGAGAGAAGAGT AGTAATCATATTGTTGCTTTGAAAGTACTCTTTAAGAGCCAATTGCAGCAATCCCAAGTTGTGCATCAACTTCGGCGAGAAGTTGAGATTCAAAGTCATCTCCGACATCCCCACATCTTGCGCCTCTATGGATACTTTTATGACCAG AAAAGAGTGTATTTGATTTTAGAGTATGCACCCAAAGGTGAACTTTACAAGGAATTGCAAAAATGCAAGTATTTCAGTGAAAGGCGTGCAGCTACT TATGTTGCGTCATTGGCTCGGGCCCTAATATATTGCCATGGAAAACACGTAATCCACAGGGATATTAAACCAGAAAACCTTCTTGTTGGTGCACAG GGTGAGCTAAAAATAGCGGACTTTGGGTGGTCAGTGCACACATTTAATCGCAGGCGGACAATGTGTGGCACACTGGATTACCTTCCTCCCGAGATGG TGGAGAGTGTAGAACATGATGCGAGTGTGGATATATGGAGCCTTGGTGTGCTGTGTTATGAGTTTCTTTATGGGGTCCCTCCCTTTGAGGCTAAAGAACACTCAGATACTTACAGGAG GATAGTACACGTGGATCTTAAGTTCCCTCCTAAACCAATTGTATCCTCTGGTGCAAAGGATCTTATCAGTCAG ATGCTTGTCAAGGATTCCTCGCAACGGTTACCATTGCACAAACTCCTTGATCACCCTTGGATTGTTCAGAATGCAGAGCCTTCTGGTGTATATAGGGGCTAG